CGGCCCTGCTCTCCATGTCCACGTTGTGATACTTGGTTTTAGGACACAGTTTGACTCGTGAGATGGAAAGATATGAAAgatttatgaaatatttgaaaatctgaATATCATATAGTGGCGAAAATTCACGAAGAAAAAATCTGgccagaaaaaaaaatatgtataaaataTCTACAGCTGAAAAGTTAATCGAGcattaaattacaaaatcaaacattataatttataataacataTATCCATCACCAAAAATAAGGGTATATAAAGTTGAGCTATGAACCACAAATCCATCAACAATATCAAAGGAGACCTGCAGCTTGATATATAtcagaaatataaatttaatgttTATTGCATTCCGGATTCTcatattcaattttatttttccttaaaaccaaaatgaaaaaaataacaaaatgggTATCAATCCGAACTGTAAATACTAAGAAACGTGAATGGCAccaataatcataataatatataaataagcaGAAACTAACACATTAAAAAGTTCAGGTTAAACAGGCAAATGCCCCATGTTAACACATACAAATgaccaaaaaaacaaaagaaatacTCCAAGATTAGCGCTATGAATCAGAAATCAGAAAGGGCGCGGGTCTAAATCATCCCATTCAGGGATGGGCGCTGATAATGGGACGTCAAGAAGCTTTGAGAGTTCTTCGTCGAGAAACCTGAAGTCGTCCCGGGAATCCTTGTTCTCTGGGCCTgcaaacaaataaaattatataaaggtGAACATTATTGCAACACGAGATTGACAGAAACTCGTTCATGAATCAAGTAACACAGAGTCAGGCTACAAATATTTGATGCCATTAGCAGCAATAACCCCAAAGAGTTCATATTTGTCAGCAAACAATACTCAAATCAATGTTGCTTACCTTGCCGTTGCATTCATCACAATGCAGAAAAATTAATACTGGCATCGAACTGTTTTAATTTTGTCAAAAATTATGTAAATTGTTGTATATAGTTCTTCATGGAGTCTGGGTTGATAGGAGTTGATAAAATTTTGAGCCACCATAAATCTAATTACACTCAAATGTATTTGCGTTTTTTCTCTGAAATGCTCATGTaaaaggaaaacaaaaaaaGAGGAAATTAATTGATTACTCGTCCTTGAACTTCAAAAtccatgaacatgaaaagaaggTAGATTCTTATTGGTCTTTAGTCACTTCACAATGATAACGGTAGTATTTCAgctaaatgaaaattttggaaattgCATTGATACTAGAGAAAAAATATGCATAACAAAAGAAAGTGAAAAAAATACATCGAAATGGCAAAAAAAACAGGAGAGTTATCGTCCTTGGAAAAATTTTCAAAGGTGGTTTTGTCATATATTGCaaactaaatattaaatttcaatcaACACAACCAATTCCCATAACTTGAATTGTACCAAAATCCTTCCTAGATTGCCTATCAACAATTTCCATGGTAATGAATAAAGATTATATATCCGTAAATCATTGTATTACCTTGCACAAATTCTGATTTCATCACCTCAAAATTCCCAGCACTGTTATTTGGGGTGGCAATCACATTATCGCTTGAAAAAGGTTCAAGAGTTAATGTGACCATCCCTGGTGATTGCATGGATGGAAGGTCTAAAACCCCCTTGTTCGGGCCTGGATTGAAGCCAAAATTGAGAAAATTTTCTTGAACTGGAAGCGCTAGCAATGAATTTGGTAAGATTTGATTGACAGAAGGCACTGTAACCAAAGTGGGTGAAGAAAATAATTCATTTGAGGCATCTGAGACCATCAATGACAAGGCCATACCACCATTGCTCTCTCGAGCAAACGTCAAATAGTTAGCGGAACATGATTTATCAAGCATGTTCGGTAAAGGATCGTTTGGAGATGGTGATACGATGGAATTGGATAGGCATAAAAGATT
This window of the Primulina huaijiensis isolate GDHJ02 unplaced genomic scaffold, ASM1229523v2 scaffold20025, whole genome shotgun sequence genome carries:
- the LOC140966070 gene encoding uncharacterized protein isoform X3, yielding MAFIGSRCSRSTSGTAEPERGLKKTPWTLSEDNILREYVKKHGEGNWGSIQEISGLDKSGKSCRNRWANYLRPNLKKGAFSAEEEKLIIELHGEHGNRWAHIAAQLQGRTDNEVKNYWNMRLKKCQRSGLAIYPQEMCRLNQPFNSSPSPAFSSHLASFQPQDPNLLCLSNSIVSPSPNDPLPNMLDKSCSANYLTFARESNGGMALSLMVSDASNELFSSPTLVTVPSVNQILPNSLLALPVQENFLNFGFNPGPNKGVLDLPSMQSPGMVTLTLEPFSSDNVIATPNNSAGNFEVMKSEFVQGPENKDSRDDFRFLDEELSKLLDVPLSAPIPEWDDLDPRPF